In a single window of the Neodiprion virginianus isolate iyNeoVirg1 chromosome 1, iyNeoVirg1.1, whole genome shotgun sequence genome:
- the LOC124310215 gene encoding uncharacterized protein LOC124310215 produces the protein MNNIIEKRRRTRDRVRRHRFVHQNTIVPQNHPLNDDSDSDINSETECVSDQENSNRSEEDVSEGGISEQLLEHSQSEIDEENGDSGDGSQIDHEESVSSASVIDENSDIGSSINEATDDSLNERNEAEEIRKWAIKEHLSHSQLDGLLVILRRRLLPELPKTAKTFLRTSAVAYDIQDMEDYDGNMGQFVYFGIAERLRACVNEEVHIGNEILIQVNVDGLPLFKSSNTQLWPILCKVVHEPDIYEPVPVAIYAGSTKPKRVDEFLDEFIEEMNQLSANGIDINGRLFQVKIQSFICDTPARSFLKCVKGHTGYYACERCTVRGCRPGRSTVFPDADCPERSAEDFNRQRQREHHNSVSPLLRLRPAVNLVLLFILDFLHLACHGVMKKLLKDFWLLGNLHLRLGRRSRIELSRRMEYLKILNFMLRRSSPQVQQVCKEVSQKFFLSYAPILWPRFANHEPS, from the exons ATGAATAacataattgaaaaacgacGACGAACACGCGACCGTGTGCGAAGGCATCGTTTCGTTCATCAAAACACTATTGTGCCACAGAACCATCCGCTAAATGATGACAGTGACTCTGACATCAACTCCGAAACTGAAT GTGTCAGTGATCAAGAAAATAGTAATAGGTCTGAAGAAGATGTATCCGAGGGTGGTATTTCTGAACAATTACTTGAACATAGCCAAAGTGAGATCGACGAAGAGAATGGTGACTCAGGTGACGGTTCTCAGATAGACCACGAAGAAAGTGTATCATCAGCCAGTGTCATTGATGAAAACAGTGATATCGGCTCATCTATAAATGAAGCGACTGACGATAGTTTGAATGAACGAAATGAAGCTgaggaaattcgaaaatggGCAATAAAAGAACACCTTAGTCATTCTCAATTGGATGGGCTTTTGGTGATTTTGAGGAGAAGATTGCTGCCTGAACTTCCAAAGACAGCAAAAACATTTCTACGTACATCGGCAGTGGCCTATGATATACAAGACATGGAAGATTATGATGGAAATATGGGACAATTCGTGTACTTTGGTATTGCTGAAAGGCTTCGAGCCTGTGTCAATGAAGAAGTGCACATaggtaatgaaattttgatccAAGTTAATGTCGACGGACTGCCTCTCTTTAAATCAAGTAACACTCAACTGTGGCCCATTTTGTGTAAAGTTGTCCACGAACCAGACATATACGAGCCGGTGCCTGTAGCTATATACGCAGGTTCTACAAAACCAAAAAGAGTTGATGAGTTCTTGGATGAGTTCATTGAGGAAATGAACCAACTATCAGCGAATGGTATTGACATTAATGGCAGACTGtttcaagtaaaaattcaaagtttcatATGTGATACGCCAGCTAGGTCTTTCCTCAAATGTGTTAAGGGTCATACTGGATATTATGCGTGTGAAAGGTGTACCGTGAGAGGATGCAGACCTGGCAGATCTACTGTATTTCCTGATGCGGATTGTCCTGAACGAAGTGCTGAGGACTTTAATAGACAAAGGCAGCGAGAGCATCACAATAGTGTTTCGCCATTGCTACGTTTAAGACCTGCAGTAAACTTGGTCTTGTTATTTATTCTCGATTTCTTGCACTTAGCTTGTCATGGTGTGATGAAGAAACTTTTGAAAGACTTTTGGCTTTTAGGCAATCTCCATCTCAGACTAGGCCGCAGAAGTCGAATCGAACTGTCTCGCAGAATGgagtatttaaaaattctg AATTTTATGCTGCGAAGATCTAGCCCTCAGGTACAACAGGTTTGCAAAGAAGTATCTCAGAAGTTTTTTCTTAGTTATGCGCCAATATTATGGCCCAGATTCGCAAATCATGAACCTTCATAA
- the LOC124306311 gene encoding uncharacterized protein LOC124306311 isoform X1, whose translation MGDDKEAEEAIKAFQLVEFDPPNRKQKRGTIECVPSTWISYNPSTGRCQCKFMPPPYSVEDSELLCWLVKEQSPLQESWPVYPITLKGHATTYDDAMKRLKVLADKKFVYTEDGTLPEKKSEAAKKAYQRIKVKGDKAIAEKLMQVQPINTSRNDDYASNVDSSFETSDPIPCINSIKAKKKNTKLKNMTETDNESTADENSNVIKPRKKPKQKSKQEHASSTGKNHVQEIERKLSKRSSREVSKSTKNVPKENSSELNQRDCDILSGLRYDVQMLTKAIDKLKAIVEKSALAMDAHGANVQSFTTQYDLNLPVTTLKDFDAFDEKLKADKKFRKEFTSTLHFVFDHNATLPKNVTALLKKNISRDVALNFNAVKAGMDKRIFKETQLCGILLDVLLLKYKEGAQGSMTHVTEKSVYRELGNCLSNAVDWDGHRKSRLKKKAAKSTTIAAVQSVCVNVHCSGTSMESLSRKSTDKSS comes from the exons ATGGGAGATGATAAAGAGGCAGAAGAGGCCATCAAGGCTTTTCAATTAGTCGAATTCGATCCACCtaatagaaaacaaaaacgaggCACGATAGAATGCGTACCATCGACTTGGATTTCCTATAACCCATCGACTGGCAGATGCCAATGCAAATTCATGCCACCTCCGTATTCAGTAGAGGACTCTGAACTTTTGTGTTGGCTCGTCAAAGAACAAAGCCCTCTACAAGAATCTTGGCCTGTCTACCCAATAACACTCAAGGGACATGCGA cAACTTATGATGATGCAATGAAACGTCTCAAAGTATTAGCAGACAAGAAATTTGTATACACAGAGGATGGAACGttaccagaaaaaaaatcagaggcAGCTAAAAAAGCATATCAGAGAATCAAAGTCAAAGGCGATAAAGCAATTGCTGAAAAGTTGATGCAAGTGCAACCCATTAACACCTCCAGGAATGACGATTATGCATCAAATGTAGact CATCCTTTGAAACATCTGACCCAATTCCTTGTATTAACAGCATCAAggccaagaaaaaaaatacaaaacttaaaaatatgacagaaactgacaatgagtcaaCAGCTGATGAAAACAGCAATGTGATCAAACCCAGAAAAAAACcgaagcaaaaatcaaaacaagAACATGCTTCCTCTACCGGCAAAAACCACGTTCAAG aaattgaacgaaaactGAGCAAAAGATCATCACGTGAAGTGTCAAAATCCACAAAAAATGTGCCTAAAGAAAATAGCTCTGAACTGAATCAGAGAGATTGTGATATCCTTAGCGGACTGAGATACGATGTTCAAATGCTAACCAAAGCCATCGACAAACTCAAGGCCATCGTTGAAAAATCGGCCTTAGCGATGGATGCTCATGGGGCAAATGTCCAAAGTTTTACGACACAATATGATCTGAACCTGCCTGTAACGACTTTGAAGGACTTTGACGCATTCGACGAGAAATTAAAAGCtgacaaaaaatttcgtaaagaattc ACTAGTACATTGCATTTCGTTTTCGACCACAATGCAACCTTACCAAAAAATGTGACggcattattgaaaaaaaatatttcacgggATGTGGCCTTGAATTTCAACGCAGTGAAGGCTGGCATGGATAAACGCATTTTCAAAGAGACACAACTTTGTGGAATATTGCTGG ATGTGCTTTTGTTGAAATACAAAGAGGGAGCGCAGGGATCAATGACACATGTAACTGAAAAGAGTGTTTATCGAGAACTCGGTAACTGCCTGAGTAATGCCGTCGATTGGGATGGGCATCGTAAATCTCGACTAAAGAAAAAAGCTGCAAAGAGTACTACAATCGCTGCAGTCCAATCAGTTTGTGTCAATGTACATTGCAGCGGCACCAGCATGGAATCGTTGTCTCGTAAATCCACAGACAAATCTTCTTAG
- the LOC124306311 gene encoding uncharacterized protein LOC124306311 isoform X2, protein MGDDKEAEEAIKAFQLVEFDPPNRKQKRGTIECVPSTWISYNPSTGRCQCKFMPPPYSVEDSELLCWLVKEQSPLQESWPVYPITLKGHATTYDDAMKRLKVLADKKFVYTEDGTLPEKKSEAAKKAYQRIKVKGDKAIAEKLMQVQPINTSRNDDYASNVDSSFETSDPIPCINSIKAKKKNTKLKNMTETDNESTADENSNVIKPRKKPKQKSKQEHASSTGKNHVQEIERKLSKRSSREVSKSTKNVPKENSSELNQRDCDILSGLRYDVQMLTKAIDKLKAIVEKSALAMDAHGANVQSFTTQYDLNLPVTTLKDFDAFDEKLKADKKFRKEFMCFC, encoded by the exons ATGGGAGATGATAAAGAGGCAGAAGAGGCCATCAAGGCTTTTCAATTAGTCGAATTCGATCCACCtaatagaaaacaaaaacgaggCACGATAGAATGCGTACCATCGACTTGGATTTCCTATAACCCATCGACTGGCAGATGCCAATGCAAATTCATGCCACCTCCGTATTCAGTAGAGGACTCTGAACTTTTGTGTTGGCTCGTCAAAGAACAAAGCCCTCTACAAGAATCTTGGCCTGTCTACCCAATAACACTCAAGGGACATGCGA cAACTTATGATGATGCAATGAAACGTCTCAAAGTATTAGCAGACAAGAAATTTGTATACACAGAGGATGGAACGttaccagaaaaaaaatcagaggcAGCTAAAAAAGCATATCAGAGAATCAAAGTCAAAGGCGATAAAGCAATTGCTGAAAAGTTGATGCAAGTGCAACCCATTAACACCTCCAGGAATGACGATTATGCATCAAATGTAGact CATCCTTTGAAACATCTGACCCAATTCCTTGTATTAACAGCATCAAggccaagaaaaaaaatacaaaacttaaaaatatgacagaaactgacaatgagtcaaCAGCTGATGAAAACAGCAATGTGATCAAACCCAGAAAAAAACcgaagcaaaaatcaaaacaagAACATGCTTCCTCTACCGGCAAAAACCACGTTCAAG aaattgaacgaaaactGAGCAAAAGATCATCACGTGAAGTGTCAAAATCCACAAAAAATGTGCCTAAAGAAAATAGCTCTGAACTGAATCAGAGAGATTGTGATATCCTTAGCGGACTGAGATACGATGTTCAAATGCTAACCAAAGCCATCGACAAACTCAAGGCCATCGTTGAAAAATCGGCCTTAGCGATGGATGCTCATGGGGCAAATGTCCAAAGTTTTACGACACAATATGATCTGAACCTGCCTGTAACGACTTTGAAGGACTTTGACGCATTCGACGAGAAATTAAAAGCtgacaaaaaatttcgtaaagaattc ATGTGCTTTTGTTGA
- the LOC124310216 gene encoding histone H2A.Z-specific chaperone CHZ1-like has protein sequence MESAKIRKHSDTLREISKASDIIRRKHKMLKLDKDTTEQVMGEVFKPLITPLQQLVDTSKPQQRHIKQEIKTELPHVTMKKEEQEEKDGESTRDDDDDDDDDGDVAEDEDMSDGNFMDANDKTLKFDEISTTSTPVKKTRGSMAQYLKMFSTSKKRNLDNI, from the coding sequence ATGGAGAGTGCCAAGATTCGTAAGCATAGCGATACATTGCGTGAAATATCGAAAGCATCCGATATCATACGACGGAAGCATAAGATGCTCAAGTTGGACAAGGACACGACCGAACAGGTTATGGGGGAGGTATTCAAGCCATTAATAACGCCGTTGCAACAATTAGTGGATACTTCAAAGCCGCAGCAGCGGCATATtaaacaagaaattaaaacggaactaCCGCAtgttacaatgaaaaaagaagaacaagaagaaaaagatggtGAGAGTACCagagatgatgatgatgatgatgatgatgatggtgacgTTGCGGAAGATGAGGATATGAGCGATGGGAATTTCATGGATGCAAACGATAAAACGCTGaagtttgatgaaatttctactacaaGTACGCCGGTGAAAAAAACAAGGGGTTCCATGgcgcaatatttgaaaatgtttagCACAAGCAAAAAGAGGAATTTGGATAACATATAG